In a single window of the Deinococcus aetherius genome:
- a CDS encoding GNAT family N-acetyltransferase: MIRPMQATDAPDVLALLSWMDDAPEREVFAPDARDAAALHDECEDRVCLVAEGVDGAVQGYCALAPFRDGLVLEGPLGTGELHGLLLRAVERTDGLPVYAFSARDNLAVREVLEAAGFTAMHTTDFYTGRADHLARSARVPTGYTTETALAPQEYRALFRAAEDGWSGRLDWTDAELRTHFARDDVRLVALRRGGRAVGFAELELNAEAARADLTYVAVHPADRGQGLGRVLLGLAAAEAAAHPEVRTLRARAHDHARPARALYARAGLTHCRSVVTYLRDDTEGEP; this comes from the coding sequence ATGATCCGCCCCATGCAAGCGACCGACGCCCCCGACGTGCTCGCCCTGCTCTCCTGGATGGACGACGCGCCCGAGCGCGAGGTCTTCGCCCCCGATGCCCGCGACGCCGCCGCCCTCCACGACGAGTGCGAGGACCGGGTGTGCCTCGTCGCCGAAGGGGTGGACGGCGCGGTGCAGGGCTACTGCGCCCTCGCCCCCTTCCGTGACGGCCTCGTGCTGGAGGGGCCGCTCGGCACCGGCGAGCTGCACGGGCTGCTGCTGCGGGCGGTGGAGCGCACGGACGGCCTGCCCGTCTACGCCTTCAGCGCTCGGGACAACCTCGCCGTGCGCGAGGTGCTGGAGGCGGCGGGGTTCACGGCGATGCACACCACCGACTTCTACACGGGCCGCGCCGACCACCTCGCCCGCTCGGCCCGCGTGCCGACCGGGTACACCACCGAGACGGCCCTCGCCCCGCAGGAGTACCGCGCGCTCTTCCGCGCCGCCGAGGACGGCTGGTCGGGAAGGCTCGACTGGACGGACGCCGAGTTGCGGACGCACTTCGCGCGGGACGACGTGCGGCTCGTCGCCCTGCGCCGGGGCGGGCGGGCGGTGGGGTTTGCCGAACTCGAACTCAACGCCGAGGCCGCCCGCGCCGACCTCACCTACGTCGCCGTCCACCCCGCCGACCGGGGGCAGGGGCTGGGGCGCGTCCTGCTGGGGCTCGCCGCCGCCGAGGCCGCCGCGCACCCCGAGGTCCGCACCCTGCGGGCCCGCGCCCACGACCACGCCCGCCCGGCCCGCGCCCTGTACGCCCGCGCGGGGCTGACCCACTGCCGCTCCGTGGTGACCTACCTGCGCGACGACACCGAGGGGGAACCGTAG
- a CDS encoding DUF305 domain-containing protein: protein MKLRPGLLALLVLAVLGLLAVLALPRLATPREGSTEVRFVREMIQHHAQAVDMATRIRDRSDDPTLRSLALDIMLSQQEQIGQMRGWLTLWGLPWGGQGMTAEHARMMGMATPAELNSLDTPPVPQAEKTFLQLMIRHHQGALEMLKPALGGGVRPEVQALARQIHAAQGGEIKLMTQLLADRDAQPLPAPAGDGGGMDGMEMGGHQH, encoded by the coding sequence ATGAAGCTCCGCCCCGGCCTCCTCGCCCTGCTTGTGCTCGCCGTCCTCGGCCTGTTGGCGGTCCTGGCCCTGCCCCGGCTCGCCACCCCGCGCGAGGGCAGCACCGAGGTCCGCTTCGTGCGCGAGATGATCCAGCACCACGCGCAGGCGGTGGACATGGCGACCCGCATCCGCGACCGCAGCGACGATCCCACCCTGCGCTCCCTCGCCCTCGACATCATGCTCTCGCAGCAGGAGCAGATCGGGCAGATGCGCGGCTGGCTCACCCTCTGGGGCCTGCCCTGGGGCGGCCAGGGCATGACGGCGGAACACGCCCGGATGATGGGAATGGCGACGCCCGCCGAGCTGAACAGCCTCGACACCCCACCCGTCCCGCAGGCGGAGAAGACATTCCTGCAACTCATGATCCGCCACCACCAGGGAGCGTTGGAGATGCTGAAACCCGCCCTGGGCGGCGGTGTCCGGCCCGAGGTCCAGGCCCTTGCCCGGCAGATTCACGCGGCGCAGGGGGGCGAGATCAAGCTCATGACGCAGCTTCTCGCCGACCGCGACGCGCAGCCCCTCCCGGCTCCGGCAGGGGACGGCGGAGGAATGGACGGTATGGAGATGGGCGGGCACCAGCATTGA
- a CDS encoding YciI family protein translates to MPTFFAVWRFRGTAWNAALPMRQQALWEEHAAFMDALTTRGFVVLGGPLGPGEEILLVVRARSGAAVHARLAADPWNAAGFLVTGRVEPWTILLDGLLDGRAGPEAPEG, encoded by the coding sequence GTGCCGACCTTCTTCGCAGTCTGGCGGTTCAGGGGGACGGCCTGGAACGCTGCACTGCCCATGCGACAGCAGGCCCTGTGGGAGGAACATGCCGCCTTCATGGACGCGCTCACAACCCGAGGGTTTGTGGTGCTGGGCGGTCCCCTGGGGCCGGGTGAGGAGATTCTGCTCGTGGTCCGGGCACGAAGCGGGGCAGCCGTCCACGCCCGCCTCGCCGCCGACCCTTGGAACGCGGCGGGGTTCCTGGTCACCGGGCGGGTCGAGCCTTGGACCATCCTTCTAGACGGCCTTCTGGATGGGCGGGCAGGCCCGGAAGCGCCGGAGGGCTGA
- a CDS encoding YdcF family protein: protein MTLGERGRGVLGGAAVGGAVAVLAAFLGEIRASVPLLLALLAAGMLGGAFSRTRRVLNMGAGVLALSLVPCLVTPVLRGPLAALAVNQAPTRADAIVVLGGGVQCRSRTPETTSLIRLLRGLELWRAGYAPVLTVSEQSGRIGPGDCVKLSDLERAQITALYPAGGPEVLTLRRVTTTRDEAARVRDLARARGWSRVLLVTSPWHSRRALGLFRAQGVGAVSVNAPETRFDLTLPTPADRLAAARVLAYEGLSRLKAALGGTPERWRSTIHPSPSSTLTCYELPGNHGYRRGARGVAGGARGGFPGSAGAPP, encoded by the coding sequence GTGACGCTGGGGGAGCGGGGGCGTGGGGTGCTGGGTGGTGCGGCGGTCGGCGGTGCCGTCGCCGTCCTCGCCGCGTTTCTGGGAGAAATACGGGCGTCCGTCCCCCTGCTGCTGGCCCTCCTGGCAGCCGGAATGCTCGGGGGGGCCTTTTCCAGAACGCGGCGGGTGCTGAACATGGGCGCGGGGGTCCTCGCCCTGTCCCTGGTCCCGTGCCTGGTCACGCCGGTCCTGCGCGGGCCCCTCGCGGCGCTGGCGGTGAACCAGGCCCCGACGCGCGCCGACGCCATCGTGGTGCTCGGCGGCGGGGTGCAGTGCCGGTCGCGCACGCCGGAGACGACCAGCCTCATCCGGCTGCTGCGGGGCCTCGAACTGTGGCGGGCCGGGTACGCTCCCGTCCTCACCGTGTCCGAACAGTCCGGCCGGATCGGGCCGGGCGACTGCGTGAAGCTCAGCGATCTGGAACGTGCCCAGATTACCGCCTTGTACCCGGCAGGCGGGCCGGAGGTCCTCACCCTGCGCCGCGTGACCACCACCCGGGACGAGGCGGCCCGGGTGCGCGATCTCGCCCGGGCGCGGGGGTGGTCGCGGGTGCTCCTGGTGACCTCACCGTGGCACTCCCGCCGGGCGCTCGGCCTCTTCCGGGCGCAGGGCGTGGGGGCCGTGAGCGTGAACGCGCCCGAGACCCGCTTCGACCTCACGCTGCCCACCCCCGCCGACCGTCTCGCCGCCGCGCGGGTGCTCGCCTACGAGGGGCTGTCGCGGCTCAAGGCGGCGCTCGGGGGCACGCCGGAGCGGTGGCGCTCCACAATCCACCCTTCCCCGTCCTCTACACTGACGTGTTATGAGCTTCCCGGAAATCACGGTTATCGGCGCGGGGCTCGCGGGGTCGCAGGCGGCGCTCGCGGCGGCTTCCCTGGGAGTGCGGGCGCGCCTCCATGA
- the trmFO gene encoding methylenetetrahydrofolate--tRNA-(uracil(54)-C(5))-methyltransferase (FADH(2)-oxidizing) TrmFO produces the protein MSFPEITVIGAGLAGSQAALAAASLGVRARLHEMRPVRMTPAHRSGNFAELVCSNSLGGEGEMQAKGLLQAELRSVGGEILLSADASRLPAGNALAVEREEFSARVTRTVREHPLIEVVEGEIEKVPEGIAVIASGPLTSDALAADLARLTGSERLSFYDAAAPVLAFESIDLDRAWRAGRYDQSADYINCPFTKEEYLRFFGALEQARSHTPHDWEKLDFFEGCMPIEEIARRGVDTPRFGPMSPKGLDDPRTGRWPYAVAQLRQEDREGRLWSLVGFQTGLKWGDQKAVVQLIPGLENAEVVRYGVMHRNTYLNAPEVLDSTLQLRADPAKFVAGVLAGTEGYLESAATGWLAGLNAARLALGGPPLTPPAESMLGGLVRYLASANPRGFQPMNVNWALVPELPAHEPGPNGKVRKLGKREKRPVMFRRGLDAFMGWAREEAGLTVTPPPVPQPAPEAEEKAAPVLR, from the coding sequence ATGAGCTTCCCGGAAATCACGGTTATCGGCGCGGGGCTCGCGGGGTCGCAGGCGGCGCTCGCGGCGGCTTCCCTGGGAGTGCGGGCGCGCCTCCATGAGATGCGGCCCGTCAGGATGACGCCCGCCCACCGTTCGGGGAACTTCGCGGAACTCGTGTGCTCCAATTCCCTGGGCGGCGAGGGTGAGATGCAGGCGAAGGGCCTCCTCCAGGCCGAACTCCGCAGCGTGGGCGGCGAGATCCTCCTCTCGGCGGACGCCTCCCGCCTCCCCGCCGGGAACGCCCTCGCGGTCGAGCGCGAGGAGTTCAGCGCCCGCGTCACCCGCACTGTCCGCGAACATCCCCTCATCGAGGTCGTCGAGGGTGAGATCGAGAAGGTGCCGGAGGGCATCGCCGTGATCGCCTCGGGACCGCTGACATCGGACGCGCTCGCCGCCGACCTCGCCCGCCTGACGGGAAGCGAGCGCCTGAGCTTCTACGACGCCGCCGCGCCCGTGCTCGCCTTCGAGAGCATCGACCTGGACCGGGCGTGGCGGGCCGGGCGCTACGACCAGAGTGCCGACTACATCAACTGCCCCTTCACGAAGGAAGAGTACCTGCGCTTTTTCGGGGCGCTGGAACAGGCCCGCAGTCACACCCCCCACGACTGGGAGAAGCTCGACTTCTTCGAGGGCTGCATGCCCATCGAGGAGATCGCCCGCCGGGGCGTGGACACTCCCCGCTTCGGCCCGATGTCGCCCAAGGGCCTCGACGATCCGCGCACCGGGCGCTGGCCCTACGCTGTCGCCCAGCTTCGTCAGGAGGACCGCGAGGGTCGGCTGTGGTCCCTCGTCGGCTTCCAGACGGGCCTGAAGTGGGGTGACCAGAAGGCGGTCGTGCAGCTCATCCCGGGTCTGGAGAACGCTGAGGTCGTCCGCTACGGGGTCATGCACCGCAACACGTACCTCAACGCGCCGGAGGTGCTGGACTCCACGCTCCAACTCCGCGCCGACCCCGCCAAGTTCGTCGCGGGCGTGCTGGCGGGCACCGAGGGCTATCTGGAGTCGGCGGCGACGGGCTGGCTGGCCGGACTGAACGCCGCGCGTCTCGCTCTCGGTGGGCCGCCCCTCACTCCTCCCGCCGAGTCCATGCTGGGCGGCCTGGTACGCTACCTCGCCTCTGCCAACCCCAGGGGATTCCAGCCCATGAACGTGAACTGGGCGCTCGTGCCCGAACTGCCCGCGCACGAGCCTGGGCCGAACGGCAAGGTCCGCAAGCTCGGCAAGCGGGAGAAACGCCCCGTGATGTTCCGCCGGGGCCTGGACGCCTTCATGGGCTGGGCTCGGGAGGAAGCGGGTCTGACCGTCACCCCGCCCCCGGTGCCCCAGCCCGCGCCCGAGGCGGAGGAGAAGGCCGCGCCCGTCTTGAGGTGA
- a CDS encoding serine/threonine-protein kinase, translating into MEIGATVVERYVLRALLGEGGSARVYRALDTRLDREVAVKVLHPHTSDAERARFLREVRTLARLAHPGVVPVLDLGETREESGAERVFFTMPLLSGGPITALGPLEDAPGPLAHFLTAAAFASRALAYIHAHGIVHRDLTPGNVLLDDARLPRIMDFGLVALSDHTRHLTRSGVTLGTPAYMAPEQARGVGVGPRSDLYALGAVLYRVACGSPPFVGDSDQSVLYQHVYEPPPDPRDLNPAVPDAVASVLLALLAKGQEDRPGSGEALTHLWDLARRDVWTRHARGQYRGGRARTGEHPDGPARVENLREAWSVALPGEVTWPAAVVGEGDLVAVGTRGGQLVLTHASGRPYATYAARDEVTAPATFTGGAVLYGAWDGSLRRVRLEDGSEGWRHQARAEFTGAPTLWGERVLATSRDGHLHALHAASGELAWAYRAAGPVAASPVVWAGAALLCDENGWLHALDARVGTPMWKVEVGTVHATPALAPTGPGEATLVIPTWMGEVHALSLSAASGRAALVQPEPTLWTYDVEDEIWAAPAVTGDLAVVAGWGGTVRALRLADGEDVWTHTLEGRLTASPVVSAGLVFLASEEGELVALDVRSGAVRWSRREREGVQATPLAAGGTLYVAFMNGTLRAYREGTAEVGGRS; encoded by the coding sequence ATGGAGATCGGGGCGACCGTCGTGGAACGCTACGTGCTGCGCGCCCTGCTGGGGGAGGGCGGCAGCGCGCGGGTGTACCGCGCCCTGGACACCCGCCTCGACCGTGAGGTGGCCGTCAAGGTCCTTCACCCCCACACCTCCGACGCCGAGCGCGCCCGCTTCCTGCGCGAGGTGCGAACGCTCGCGCGGCTGGCCCATCCCGGCGTGGTGCCCGTCCTCGACCTCGGCGAGACGCGGGAGGAGAGCGGGGCGGAGCGGGTCTTCTTCACCATGCCGCTGCTGTCGGGCGGGCCGATCACGGCGCTGGGACCGCTGGAGGACGCCCCCGGCCCCCTCGCGCACTTCCTGACCGCCGCCGCCTTCGCCTCGCGGGCGCTGGCGTACATCCACGCCCACGGGATCGTCCACCGCGACCTGACGCCCGGCAACGTCCTCCTCGACGACGCCCGGCTGCCGCGCATCATGGACTTCGGGCTGGTGGCCCTCTCCGACCACACCCGGCACCTCACCCGCTCGGGCGTGACGCTGGGCACCCCCGCCTACATGGCTCCCGAGCAGGCGCGCGGGGTGGGGGTGGGCCCGCGCAGCGACCTGTACGCGCTGGGGGCGGTGCTCTACCGGGTGGCCTGCGGAAGCCCCCCCTTCGTGGGCGACAGCGACCAGAGCGTTCTCTACCAGCATGTCTACGAGCCGCCGCCCGATCCGCGCGACCTCAACCCCGCCGTGCCCGACGCCGTGGCGAGCGTGCTGCTGGCCCTGCTCGCCAAGGGGCAGGAGGACCGCCCGGGGAGCGGCGAGGCGCTCACGCACCTGTGGGACCTCGCCCGGCGGGACGTGTGGACCCGGCACGCGCGGGGCCAGTACCGGGGGGGCCGGGCCCGCACCGGTGAGCACCCCGACGGCCCAGCCCGGGTGGAGAACCTGCGCGAGGCCTGGAGCGTGGCCCTCCCCGGCGAGGTGACCTGGCCCGCCGCCGTGGTGGGGGAGGGAGACCTCGTGGCGGTGGGGACGCGGGGCGGCCAACTCGTCCTAACCCACGCCTCCGGGCGGCCCTACGCGACCTACGCGGCGCGCGACGAGGTGACGGCCCCGGCGACCTTCACGGGCGGCGCCGTTCTTTACGGGGCGTGGGACGGCTCCCTGCGCCGGGTGCGGCTGGAGGACGGGAGCGAGGGCTGGCGCCACCAGGCGCGGGCGGAATTCACGGGGGCGCCGACCCTCTGGGGCGAACGGGTGCTCGCCACCAGCCGCGACGGGCATCTGCACGCCCTGCACGCGGCGAGCGGCGAACTCGCCTGGGCCTACCGGGCGGCGGGGCCGGTCGCGGCCTCCCCCGTCGTGTGGGCGGGAGCGGCCCTGCTGTGTGACGAGAACGGCTGGCTGCACGCCCTCGACGCGCGGGTGGGGACGCCCATGTGGAAGGTGGAGGTGGGGACGGTCCACGCCACGCCCGCCCTCGCGCCGACCGGGCCGGGGGAGGCCACCCTGGTCATTCCCACCTGGATGGGGGAGGTCCACGCCCTGAGCCTGAGCGCGGCGTCGGGGCGCGCGGCCCTCGTCCAACCCGAGCCGACCCTGTGGACCTACGACGTGGAGGACGAGATCTGGGCCGCCCCGGCGGTGACCGGGGACCTCGCCGTCGTAGCGGGGTGGGGGGGCACCGTGCGGGCCCTGCGGCTCGCGGACGGCGAGGACGTGTGGACCCACACGCTGGAAGGGCGGCTGACGGCCAGCCCCGTGGTGAGCGCCGGACTCGTCTTCCTGGCCTCCGAGGAGGGCGAACTCGTCGCGCTCGACGTGCGCAGCGGCGCCGTGCGCTGGAGCCGCCGCGAGCGCGAGGGGGTCCAGGCCACACCGCTCGCCGCCGGGGGAACGTTGTACGTCGCCTTCATGAACGGCACGTTGCGGGCCTACCGGGAGGGCACGGCGGAGGTGGGCGGCCGGTCCTGA
- the tatA gene encoding Sec-independent protein translocase subunit TatA/TatB, producing the protein MPNIGPGELLVILLIALLVFGPRKLPELGKSLGAGIREFRRGTQGLKEELEGSFREPSPTQPGAPSQTVVVSAPPQPVQVVTPQAVTPQKATPATEDPQRG; encoded by the coding sequence ATGCCCAACATCGGACCCGGTGAACTCCTCGTCATTCTCCTCATCGCGCTCCTCGTCTTCGGGCCGCGCAAGCTGCCGGAACTCGGCAAGAGCCTCGGCGCGGGCATCCGCGAGTTCCGCCGGGGCACCCAGGGCCTCAAGGAGGAACTGGAGGGCAGCTTCCGCGAGCCGTCCCCCACCCAGCCGGGCGCGCCCTCGCAGACGGTGGTCGTCAGCGCCCCGCCCCAGCCCGTGCAGGTCGTCACCCCCCAGGCTGTGACGCCCCAGAAAGCCACCCCCGCCACCGAAGACCCGCAGCGCGGCTGA